The following nucleotide sequence is from Fundulus heteroclitus isolate FHET01 chromosome 24, MU-UCD_Fhet_4.1, whole genome shotgun sequence.
cggtaccgcattgcaagtgcggtatttcccccacagaccaccagggcggccgagaaaacctttgttcgacctgaaatgactcatttaatcatccaaaacggtatggaacacattaattaactgaaaaatgttgcatagtatgcctttaacaaacaatatatattggATTTAGTGAACGTCATGTTAGCGTGGTTTTTAATTGAGTACTCTTTCAATTACAGGATTATAGATTAACTAATATTATACTTAACCATTTTTTCAGTGTACAGAAGTGAAAAACTCATATGCAATGGAGTTGGAAGGCCTAAAGAGGTCACTTCAATTCCTTGAAGATGCTGGAGTCACTGTTACTGACTTGACAACAGACCGTCATTCCAGTGTTAAAAAGTTTATGCGCGAGATTTATCCATCAATTAATCACTGGTTTGATGCCTGGCATATAGCAAAAGGTAGGCAGAATGGCTTGAATTATATCAATCATGGCAAAAAAAGTAGGTAAATGTTtacaaagatatatatatatatatatatatatatatatatatatatatatatatatatatatatatatatatatatatagttatagtTATGTAAGGTTAGAAATATGGATATTATATATGGATAATTATATAATACACATTTACATCTTCCAGGTATTACAAAAAAGCTTGACGCATCATCAAAGAAAAAGTTATGTCACACCATCTCACCGTGGATCCACAGCATCTCCAACCATGTATATTGGTGTGGGGCAAGCAGTGATGGAAATGCTGAGCTGGTTGTGGCCAAGTGGAAGTTGGTGATGAACCACATTGTAGACATCCATGAACACCCATTTGAGAACTTTCCAACCTGTGCACATGATGAGTTGGTAGAGGACAGAGAGTGGATTGCAGAaggtgaaaaattatttttagctGTCTCAAAAGTCAATCTCCTAAGGGCTTTTCATAATACTTCCTTCACAATCACTGCAGGTTCAAGGGCCCATGTTGAGGTGAAATCAATTGTCACTAACCGTACTCTGCTTGCCGACATTGGTAAATTGTCACCTCATGTGCAGACGTCAAGTGTTGAAAGCTACCACAAGGTGGTGTGCTTCTTTGCACCAAAGTTCTTGCACTTCTTCTACCACAGTATGAATGCCAGGTAGGTTGCTTAAATCCTGAATGAATAATAACTTAACTGACATATTGTCATCCTAATTCCAAGTATTATTTCATCATGAAAATTTCTGTTACAGATTGATCCTTTCCATTCTCCATTTCAATGAGAATTCCAACAGACAGCAGGCTAAGAACAAAGATGGAAAAGAAATGTGGCAGCTCTCATttccaaaggcaaaaaaaggagAACCAGTAGCCAAACAAGTTAAAGTCCCTTGTACTTATGGTGTGTACTTGGTATAATGTTCAGTTTCACACTTGGCTTTTCAACTTTCATGCATGAAATGCTTATTGTTTCTATTTCAGCATACATTGATGAGTTGTTGGATGAAGTAATGGCTCGTCGGGAGGCCATACCTTCTTATGAAGTTGCAAGGCAAGATTTAGAAGCCCAAATTGCTCCTGAATACGTGAAAGACCAATATGACAAGGTCGATAAACTCACAGTTGTGGCAACTAGGAAGTCGAGGTTCACACAGTTGGGTATTTAAAACCAGTGTAGTCTGCTGACTCCCAGGTCTCTCTTATTTTATTCACTGCACAGGATGGAAGAACtttcctatttccttttccaATGCGTCCCCAAATCCATCTGATCATTCTTCTATATGCAATGTACCTGTAAATcctaaaatagaaagaaaatatgatgCAAAAAGTGTTTAGACCTGTAATAAAATTTCAAAATTATTGTAATGCTGTTTTAAACTATAGGCCCTACTTAAGTGATATGTTCTGAATGTAATTGATGTTATATTTGTTTGCTATGTACATGtaaatgattgtttttgtgttttactaaagcaatgtatttatatttcaatgttttttgctgtttctaaataaaatatataggcCTAAGGTGCAGAAACAACTGcatttaatttacagtaaaatatctACATCACAGGTGCATACAGTGTAGGACTAGAATTTAGCACTAATACATGTATTTTCAATAAACAATTTTTCAACTACTTACTCGTTTACTGGTTCATCATTTCCAAGAGGACCATGTCCCTCCAAAAATTCAACAAAAGATGCCTTGAGGACATACTGGTTGAGGCAGTTTCCCTGAAAGCCTTCATGTAAGGTTATACATTGCAGCCCAGCTGACTCGACTTCCTGATCAACAAGGTGCGTTTCTGTGCAGCACTTGCATTCATCCACTGTGGGCATAATCACACAGTTGCCACATTTGCACctgtaaaatataaacaatccCGATTCATAATCACCCACCTAAAAATATGAATTAGTAATGGTCAAATGGCTAATGTTAGTTTTTGTCTACTATGCCTACAGTACGAGGTTGcttaaaaattcaaatcaaaaacaCGAAAGAAGTAGCTTAGCATTAGCatcaatttgaatttaattagacataaaagtaattaaatcaACATCACTCTCAGAGGGGTCACtactcaaaagtaaaaaaaaatcgtagaataaaaaaacttaCCAGTCAGTATTTGTCAGTCGATGGGAACGGTCGCCAATATCCTCTTCACTGGCAGATTCTGAGTGGGACGACGACGATGTCGGCCTACTAGCGTGGTCATCATCGCTACTCCTACTTTCTCCACTTTCCTCGGTGTTGTCCCGTAATTCACGCCTAACTAACGGCTCAAACGCATATGGCTGGACACAGCACTCCTCGTTTTTAACATTAAGTTGGCTCGCTTCGTATTCGTCCTCGTTTAAACATACAAACTCCATCGCAAAGGTGAAAAAATACTGACACGCTATGTAAAATGACCGCTTCCCGACTACCTCCTAACTAGTGTGACGTCACGGAATTCTACAGCGGCTCCTCGTGGGTCACGTGACTGAATGAGGAATTTTGCGTTGTCTGCTATTTCAGTGAATTATTTTGtgctataaacaaaaaaaaaagttagaatttttttttttcacttgtgatgtttttaattttgtacaTACTATAAAATGAGAAACTATAAGTATGTGGTTTTCTATTTGAACTTTAAGGCAGTGAAAGCCATtcaaacagatttttcttttcaaagtcCTATTGTCCAAGTTAACCAGCAAGAAAACTGAGGGGGATggttacattttacatttcaggcactttgacaagtccacacatatgtgtgtgtgtgtgtgtgtgtgtgtgtgtatatatatatatatatatatatatatatatatatatatatatatatatatatatatatatatatatatatatatatatacccacaACATCTTAACAGGTGTACATAACCTTAGTCCATGAATATAATTGTCACGATTATTACATGTGACCTGtgaacagatattagattgtgcaaaacccatccTGAATTATCTTTGAACTGTGGAGTGTATTctttgaaggattttgtattctATTAATTGAAAATTTGGATTTctagtcattttgaaagttcTTCAACATATCTGAGACcaggagttgtttttttttcttcaaagctgACTGGTAAATCTGCTTGCAGTTCAAAATATGAAGAGATTTTGGATCCTCTAGTTTAGCCAGTGTCCTGTATAATTCAGACTTTAGATTTTAGATCCAGGAACTCTAATtaatttttgtaatttgtaaaccacctttaatgagcctaaatgtattttttattatagatttaatttgatctaattttttttttcaataccaTATTGTATATTAAATCTATCAATATATGTTCcaggtattcaatacctttaatCTTCCAGCAaggaaagtttatcatattagtATTTTTATTATGTAGCAACACTAAATCGTTAACTCTCCAGGCCTTATGGTTCgcatatttctgcttttaagaCTGTAAGTTTGTGATTGCGTACACTTGAGGGGCAACACATCTATTCTGGAGGAGTCAGTGAAAGTCTTCTAGAGTGAAAATATCTAAGTTGCAGAAAATGGCGTGGCATTGGACCTGATTAACAATACCTTTGTTTCTTGGTATCAGACATTTTCTAATCCCATCAATATGTGCAATGGTCTAGTAAAGGCCTTTCTGTCAAACTTGTAAAACACAACTAATCAGTAGAAATGCCCACATGTAAAGTTATAAAGTTAGAAATAGTATAGATTATTATCATAAAATAATAGTACCTGACTGGATGCCAATATGTACATTAATGCAGgctgattaaaaacaaagtaaaataaaaacaaagaatcaCTGACAAAACATTGGACTGATTTTCCACCCATTCCTCCACTTCTCTCAGCCATCAGTCACTATCCATTCACTCAGTCACCTCCAAGTCACTACTCaacacctgatcagctccacctgccgCCTTACctttatatacctgcctcactcaacactccctgccagaacgtctgaTCTTGTCTCGTCTCATCACATGTGCACTGCTGCCGTGTATTCTACCAGCACCAGTGTATTCAAACTGAGTCAAGGCTTAATTCAGCGTGTATATGCAGAACATCCCAGTTTATTCAGAtatcttggttttgtgaaacaCCCCTCAGGAAAGAGACATAGCTAAACACAGAAGGACTCAGCCAGAAGTAGTttctatgggaaagaaaaacgaGGTGTAAACAAAGTCAACTATGTCAAAATCTCTCTCGATTAAACCATCCAGAAGTCTTTGTTGATAATGTATATTGATGGGGTGTGTAGTATAAGATGTGCATCAGATTTAACGGGGAATACGATAATGTTCCACTTACTTACCGGCGTTACACCATTTCCCATGACCTATCAAATTATGTGACTCTAGAGGGGGCTTTTTTGCTGACCCCTCCATTCCTCCTGGAAGAAAAGCAATAGAGGGATGAAACTTTTTAGGAGATGATGTGACACTGGATAATTCATAATATGCACAGTTTCTGACAGAAGGAAAGTGGCTCTGAGGTCATGGGTTGTGACAGCAGATGCTCCTGTCATATGTGACCCTTCCATAACTCTTGGAAGAAACACACCATTGATGTCCAGGTGGTTCAACAGATCATTGCCCACGCTTGGGGAAACGTGTTGGTCCTCCTCGCCCTGCGTTCATGTACTACAGAGCCAAGTTTGTAGTGTCAGACCATCCTTTGGCACGTGTTCCTAAACCCAAGTCCTTACATCAGAAtccttgaaatattttactgtttaaTGAATTGATATaatgtttcactttctgaaatgagtgacaaaatattaaacttGTTCACAAGATTCAAATTTCTTTGAGCTGTACTTGTATAAGCTTAGTGATTTGAAATATAACAGTAGATATGAACGTCTACAGGTTTTGCTACAGAGTTATTACTAATCTCACTGTTATGTTCCAAGGGCACCAAACCTAACATTACAAAGGAAAATATACTGAAAAATTCTATTTGGGAGTCTATGTAATTCAGCTATTTCAATACGATTAAATGCACATGGAGCTTTAATCATCAATTTATAAATGATCCTCCACAAAGTGAGTCTGTTTTCATTATAAAATGAAAGAGAATTCTAGCTCTTCAGCAACCAGATTTTGCTTCAGTGCCAGACATTTTCACTCACCAAATGTTAACCGTAGCTCATTTGCCATAGGGCGGAACATTGGAGCTGAGGTTGGGACCCGGCAGTAGAAACAAAAAGCCTGATTTGAACCCTCATGTCAGCTAAAGCTTCACTGTgtggagtttgtatgttctctGCGTGGGTTTTCCTCAGCTTCTCTGGTCTCCTCCCACATACATGGTGGCTTAAATTGTGATCAAAACTTGCCACGAATGTTTGAAAAGATGGTAATTCTTTCTCTTTGTGGCAATCCTTTGGCAGACTTAGAATCATTGAaggatttcttctgtttttagaaATATGATTATGAAAAATTGCCTATTCATGTACAAgtcttacattttaaataatagtGCTTCATATTAAGTTTTCTTGTTAGTAAAACCAATATGTTTTGTTTGAACTGTATATCTCTTTATAGATCGACTAATAATGCACCATAAGATCTGAATGATTTTTAGAAAGAGGAGTTCGAAGAATAAATTCACAgtggattttctctaatccacgTCCATATACCTTGAGTTTTGTTTGGATTGTCCTCCATTTGCAAGTTGCACCTCAACCACACACTTTTTTATAGGCACGAATCAACATGTGTTTAAAAGGGTTGAGGAGGTTTATCCATTCCAGTTTGGAATGGATAAAAGACAGTGGTCCCTCATTTATTGCAGGGGTTAGGTTCTGAAGGTGCTTTGCCAGATTCACATCTGTATCCACCGCAGAGTGATGGAGATCATCAGGAGAGCATCCCTTATGATCGGACCACTTCTggtcacagtttttttccaaCAGGCATCCAAAGTTTCACTCTTCATCTCCTGAATGGCACTCTGAATATTTAGGAGAGACGATGCAATGGTGTATTCATGCCAGTAAGCCTTAGGCGCAAAGTCTCGGTCCTCAGCTTCAACCAGATGTTGCAGCACATTGCAGGTGTAAGGGAGCTTTGAAGGCGCGGACGAACCCTTGATCCATAGGCTGAATCAACGATGTGGTGTTTGGCGACCGATATTCTATTTGTACACTATCATACTACAAATCGAAGGCATGGCCTCCTGTGTTCAAGACCAGAAGCGCGTTAGAATCAATGTGCGATTGACCTTTCTCACTCAGATAATGCTTCACCTCTGGGATAAAACACAGCTGAAACCAATCTGAGGAGAGAGCCTTTGTCATCCAGGCCTTGGCATGGCGCATCCAGTACAGAGAcaacacatttatgtttttgtttttataaacctTGGCTTATAAATAGGCCCTGGCTTTATCATGAAACCTGCAGCATTTCCGTTCATAATTACGGTCAAACGATCTTTTTGGGCCTTGAACCCAGGTGCTTTTGCGTTGTCCTTCATTATAAAGGCACTTGCTTCCAAAACAATCCAGTCTCATCCATATTAAAAAACTTCAGAAATTTGTCAAGCTAGCCCTTTCTGGCAATAAATGGAGTTGGTCCTGTGGGAGAAGCACTTATTGTCAGGAACGCCCTTGTTTTTTAGCAGAAACttcataaagattttttttgcctttgtcCGGATGGTGTTTGTATCCAGcgagattttctttttcctacTGTCATTGATCCACAAGACTAATGCAGACTCCATCCTCACAACGGTCTTATTGTGGAAAGTTACCACCTTTTTTGCATTCTGGCTTGGCACTCTGCTGCCGAAGGCGCAGAATGTTAATTTGACTTGAGGCTTGaaataaatccaactttttAAACGAAAAAAAAATCGCCGAAACACTTCACCGTGAAGCAACACTGCCGTATAAAAGTGAACGCAATAGGAATCGATACGCAAACTACAGTTTAATAACACTGGCTACAAAGTAGACTGACTCTAGACCAGATTCCCTTGGCCAATCATGACACAAAACAAATTGAATTTCGCTGACCCAAACAGGTTACAAAACAAGGTGGTCTGATTCATATAGTAGAATTTGATCACATAGAATTTAAATACGCAGTAGGCTACTGcatacataaaataaagatatgCTAAACAGTGAGACAGCAGAAGGTGAACCGTGAAATGGCAAGAAACCACTTTAGTATTTTGAGGTCATCGTTTTGTTGGGAACAGCCAATTGGGGATTCTACCAGTTGACCAAGCTGTTAACCACAGGGAACAAGAAATGGCTTAGAATGTTCAAGATCCCCAAGAACCACCAAGGCCTGAGGCTGCAATGATATGACGATTACTGGAACACTAGCATTACTACACTAAATCCAGTCTCGCCATGGAACGAGAGGGTGACAGCCAACAGGAAGTCTCTCCCTGAAAGTCAACACATTTGAGCCCAACTAAAATTTGCAACTATTAAAATGGACAACAAGCCAACCCATTTGGACTAGCTTTCAAAGCAGATGACTATTTAAAGTGTGAAACATGTccgtggcggcatcatgctgtgggtcaCTGACAGAGGTACTGGTGTGTTGCTCAAAGATGATGGAACAAGaaagctgccaccaccatgcttgacagttgaTACAGTGTTGTTAGCTTTAAAACGCTTACGTTGACTGCATGATATAGTTCTTGTCATTGCAGCCAAATCTTTGCACCAGAACCTTTTTGCTTGCAACAAAAAAGCCGGTTTGCACCATTTGCAACTTGCTTAGGGGTCAATTAACCAATTTGTATATGCCGATATGTTTGGGAACAAGCCttcatgtttacattttgattgGACAATCTCTACAATGAATTAGCCCATTTCATGACTTTAAAACTAGTTTGAGGAGTAATAAAGAAGGCTTTTATTTCGGTGGTGACATGCTTTCAAACATAATGCTTTATTTTCACAGCAGTTGACATGGTCATCTATGGAAAATTAAACAACATGTAGCCTATTTAACTTTAGTAGAAAGTCATTCCAACGTCACAGACGATCTGAGGGAGACACACATATGTTTCCTTTAATCAGAACTTTTTACAAGGAAAAGAAAACCCTGCACTCGCCAAGCTATTACACTAAAAGATAATTAAATTTGATAACAGAAACAATTAATTCAGCCTTTTTACTTTAGTCTGGACAGTTAAGCACTTCATTAATTTCCACGCCGTTAGTCTGTTCTGTAATTTAAGTCATGAATTTAAACATCTTGTAGTTGTCCACAATGTCCTAAGGTAGTATGCAGCATTTTAGTCCTTGATGCCGATGAAGGAAGCAGACGTGTTTTGGCAGTTTTGAGCAATTGTTACGCGTTGTCTCCTGAGGCAAGAAGTAAAGGTGCCAGCCATCTATTGTAAATGGTTAGAGGAGAACAAGGGAGAGCGGCAGACAAAAGATCTATAAGACAATTAGAGGGTGCATTTCCATTTCAGGGAAAGCAGTATTTGTGAGTGAACAGATGCTGTTGGCACTTGTGCAAAAAGTCAAAGGTCATGGAGTGAGGTGATTACTCAGCCATGGCATGATACAATCAAGTAGATATATTGGAACACTGGATATACAAAAGCTTGAGCTTTGTGGgattttctgatgttttttttctgttttgtttttgttttgggttttgttttttttaggttaatcTAAAAAAGTCTGATGTATACTGAATTCAACATGAATTTCTAACTGTACTTCCcacttttttctgtgtttcttgCTCAGCATTTTGGCCTTGGTTGGGCTTGCTGAGGATTCCCTGGAATTAATAAATCCAGAAAGCAAAGTTAACTTGGAAAATAgagaaggaaaatgttttcttcaatGTAAACGAGTAGCATCAGCATCAGCAGTTGCGGCGTAAAAAGCGCAAATAATTCAGTAATTTCACATGCCACCACTCAAAGCCTGCTTCagcctttttatttcttgtatgCTCTCATGTATAGAATCACTTAACGTGGTAAGTACGGTATTGCAGCGGTGGAACAATGAGGGGTTTCCACTTTGGTAACAGCCCTGCTTCCTCAAAACAAGAAGGCGCTAAGAAAACAACTACCTGTTGTATAGGAAGGGCCTTTTCTATGTGGACTTTTCATGTTCCCTCACTGGTTGTTGAATGTCTTGGTTTTCTCTGTGTACTCTATAGTCTACAAATATGCATCTTGGATGAAATGGAGACCTATTTTCTTAACTGGATCTTACTCATTTTACCAGGGGTACCAATAATGCTAGATCTTGTACATTTTGACATCCTTCTGGTCAAGATATTATCAGAAGTCATAGTTCTGGAATGGATCAGACCAGTCTACTGTGGTCCCACTGATCACTTACTAAATGAGGAGTGAAATATCAGGCTTGATGCAGTTGGTGTACACCAATCTCACATTAAattatcttcttcttttttgcctTTAATTCAATTTCCTTCGTCAAACTCTGCAGCTCGTTTAACTCTAGCTGCTGAAATAAATTTATAGTTTGTTCCACTTTTGTTCATGACTGAAAGCACAGATGGGCCTGGCTGGAGCCACTGTCAGGAGGATACTGtgtatttgatttgtttttttttctgaaaaaacagGCATTCAACCAACAGGTTTCATCTGTTTGAGTCTTTGCGTACTCATTACCTCCGTGCTCATATCAGAATTGACATATGCGGATTGGTTTTGGTGCAAGAGGGGGACAGAAAAGGATGGATATGTAGATGTGATTGTGGgcgagggggtgggggggggggtgttggggTTGTCAGTCCAACAACAGAGCAGCAAACATGAAACATCAGTTGAGTCA
It contains:
- the LOC118557834 gene encoding P2X purinoceptor 7-like — protein: MEFVCLNEDEYEASQLNVKNEECCVQPYAFEPLVRRELRDNTEESGESRSSDDDHASRPTSSSSHSESASEEDIGDRSHRLTNTDWCKCGNCVIMPTVDECKCCTETHLVDQEVESAGLQCITLHEGFQGNCLNQYVLKASFVEFLEGHGPLGNDEPVNEIYRYIAYRRMIRWIWGRIGKGNRKVLPSCAVNKIRETWESADYTGFKYPTV